The following coding sequences are from one Seonamhaeicola sp. ML3 window:
- a CDS encoding endonuclease: MNKLVASCLIAVFFSCSSGGDDSVTPEETPKDDGVPVAVNDTATTTEDTELFLSNLLDNDTVVDNARVESFDSTTANGGIVVDERTRYVYTPKAGFVGEDSFTYTLCDDDSPANCSTAIVTVTVTDEGDPIANADSFSVVENALTVLDKLLLNDDTVDDSVITAIDDSNTQGTVVLNMDKTVSYTAKAGFLGEDSFTYTICDDDLPENNCSTATVTITVVREISLSIPTEIQSYYSGTTFTDVPDIMRSNLESLTISKHTTILSYGQRHQYLYDADEDINNTSNVILMYSSESRDEREWTSGSNTHSPQTFNTEHVYPQSLLNADDAVTDLHHLRACDATVNSDRLNYPFIDGSGTYKLIGEAWFPGDEWKGDVARMMMYLNIRYGETFSKVGTIELFLKWNREDPVSAFEEQRNSVILGAQGNRNPFIDNPYLATLIWGGEAAQNRWE; the protein is encoded by the coding sequence ATGAATAAGTTAGTTGCTTCATGCCTAATTGCCGTTTTCTTTTCTTGTAGTAGTGGTGGAGATGATTCGGTTACTCCCGAAGAAACACCTAAAGATGATGGTGTTCCAGTGGCTGTAAACGATACTGCGACCACTACCGAAGATACCGAACTCTTTTTATCTAATCTTTTAGATAACGACACGGTTGTAGATAATGCAAGAGTAGAGTCTTTCGACAGTACCACAGCCAATGGTGGTATAGTAGTAGATGAGCGTACTCGCTATGTTTATACTCCAAAAGCAGGTTTTGTAGGTGAAGATTCTTTTACTTATACCTTATGTGATGACGATAGCCCTGCCAATTGTTCCACGGCAATTGTAACGGTTACTGTTACAGACGAAGGTGATCCAATAGCAAATGCAGATAGTTTTAGCGTTGTAGAAAACGCGTTAACCGTTCTTGACAAATTATTGCTTAATGACGACACTGTAGACGATTCGGTTATTACCGCTATTGATGATAGTAATACTCAGGGTACGGTGGTCCTTAATATGGATAAAACGGTTTCGTATACTGCAAAAGCTGGGTTTTTAGGTGAAGATTCATTTACATATACTATTTGTGACGATGATTTGCCAGAAAATAACTGCTCCACAGCAACCGTTACGATTACTGTAGTAAGGGAGATTAGTTTAAGTATACCTACAGAAATTCAATCCTATTATTCCGGAACAACCTTTACAGATGTTCCAGACATCATGCGTTCTAATCTAGAATCCTTAACAATATCAAAACACACCACAATACTATCTTACGGACAACGACATCAATATCTTTACGATGCCGATGAAGATATAAACAATACAAGCAACGTTATTCTGATGTATTCTAGTGAAAGTAGGGACGAAAGAGAATGGACATCTGGTTCTAATACACATTCGCCTCAAACTTTTAATACAGAGCACGTATATCCTCAGTCTTTATTAAATGCAGACGATGCTGTAACAGATTTACACCATTTAAGGGCTTGTGATGCCACGGTGAACAGCGACAGATTAAATTATCCGTTTATCGATGGTTCTGGAACTTACAAACTAATAGGCGAAGCTTGGTTCCCGGGTGATGAATGGAAAGGTGATGTTGCAAGAATGATGATGTACCTTAATATTCGATATGGAGAAACCTTTTCAAAGGTGGGAACAATAGAATTATTTTTGAAATGGAATAGGGAAGATCCAGTGTCTGCTTTCGAGGAACAACGAAACAGTGTGATTTTAGGAGCTCAAGGCAACAGAAATCCATTTATAGATAATCCTTATTTGGCCACTTTAATTTGGGGAGGAGAAGCTGCCCAAAATAGATGGGAATAA
- a CDS encoding endonuclease/exonuclease/phosphatase family protein: protein MNTLKIYLSIFLIVITTSLNAQEKKFKIHTVAFYNLENLFDTINNPNKLDEYSPIMEMKTGRGEAYKQKVKNMARVLADIGKETTKNSPSIIGICEVENRAVIEDLVNDSSLVKKDYGIIHYDAPDARGIDVALLYQKNAFQPIKSSTYELKIFDDQDRSRIYTRDQLLVSGMLENELIHIIVNHWPSRRGGAERSDPKRVAAAKLNKSIVDSLQSLDPYSKIIIMGDLNDNPTNKSVKNVLEAKEKANKVRLKDIYNPFTKIYKNGIGTTAYRDNWFLFDQILFTEPFLKKNSEELNYFKGGIFNANYLTHHKGKYKGYPFRSFSSGTFTNGYSDHYPVYIYLVKEMP, encoded by the coding sequence ATGAATACTTTGAAAATATATCTTTCGATTTTTTTAATTGTGATAACCACTAGCCTGAACGCACAAGAAAAAAAGTTTAAAATTCACACGGTAGCTTTCTACAATTTGGAAAACCTCTTTGATACCATTAATAACCCCAATAAACTTGATGAGTATAGCCCGATAATGGAAATGAAAACCGGGAGAGGCGAAGCATACAAGCAAAAAGTAAAGAATATGGCTAGGGTTTTAGCCGATATTGGTAAAGAAACCACAAAGAATAGTCCTAGTATTATTGGTATATGTGAAGTTGAAAACAGAGCGGTTATCGAGGATTTGGTAAATGATTCTTCACTTGTTAAAAAAGACTATGGCATTATTCACTACGACGCACCAGATGCCCGAGGTATAGATGTAGCACTTTTGTATCAAAAGAATGCATTTCAGCCCATTAAATCGAGTACCTACGAACTCAAAATTTTTGATGACCAAGACCGTTCCCGTATTTACACCAGAGACCAATTATTGGTAAGCGGTATGCTAGAAAATGAGTTAATCCATATTATCGTAAACCATTGGCCTTCCAGGCGTGGAGGCGCAGAAAGAAGCGATCCAAAACGTGTAGCTGCTGCAAAGTTGAATAAAAGTATTGTTGATTCTTTACAATCCCTTGACCCTTATTCTAAAATTATTATCATGGGGGACTTAAACGACAACCCTACCAATAAAAGTGTGAAAAATGTGCTAGAAGCTAAGGAAAAAGCAAACAAAGTAAGGCTAAAAGACATCTATAATCCTTTTACTAAAATCTATAAAAACGGAATAGGAACTACAGCTTACAGGGATAACTGGTTTTTGTTCGATCAAATTCTTTTTACAGAGCCTTTCCTCAAAAAAAACTCAGAAGAACTCAACTATTTTAAAGGCGGTATTTTTAATGCAAATTATTTAACCCACCACAAAGGAAAATATAAAGGGTATCCGTTTAGAAGTTTTTCTAGCGGAACTTTCACAAACGGTTACAGCGACCACTACCCCGTGTATATCTATCTAGTGAAGGAAATGCCGTAG
- a CDS encoding TonB-dependent receptor, with translation MKKTTFTFLFLFFLLSVKAQDTVVKGSVKESLTYLPIEGVLVEIENTNLKTLTDQLGTFEFLNDIPFGEQVLRISKTGYVSKRFPIIVNEGVVLKIFDMSLDRDVSEIEDLFTITLTDDELNDDASGADNISGLLISSLDVFQRTAAFEFSSSFFRIRGLDSNNGTILLNGIEMNKAFNGRPQWSNWGGVNDVLRNQELALGLSPSSFTFGGVLGSTNINLRASESRPGGRITYSSSNRSYTNRVMASYASGLLANNWAYTISIGRRWGNEGFQDATSYNSNSFFASVEKKFNNTHSLGLVAIYTPNRRGKTSPNTQEVFDLKDIKYNEYWGWQDGEKRNSRIKEVSEPIIMLNHYWDLNDKTSLTTNIGYQFGKLSNSRLDYNGTDLINGFPEGGGANPSPTYYQNSPSYFERNFPNDLQFAYTALRDFQNEGQIDWNGMYDANISNSQNGGNAIYALYEDRVDDAQLTINSILNKKLNDNAILNASVGYKNLKSENFAEVLDLLGASTYLDIDGFASEINEAQNDLLNPNRLVGEGDVFKYNYNILASEVSAFAQAQFNFSKLDFYIAGNIEQTQYQREGLYQNGGFPDNSFGKGNKLSFTGFGAKAGATLKLTGKHVFNLNAGYVSRAPTIQNTFSNSRENHNVVPNISNENIMAVDVSYILRSPIVQGKLTGYYTKITDASEISFFFADGIGGDNAVFVQEILQGIDRKHLGVELGLEAQVTSRIKLKGVASVGQFTYDNNPNLYLSTEPDQESVDAGFVDGFKDFGKAQLKNYKLASGPQNAYSLGFEYRDPEFWWFGAAANFFSNTYIDVSPLTRSSNFNTDFDGNVFNDYDEDLARELLKQERFDDYMVVNLVGGKSWKIGNYYVGFFASINNLLDEIYKTGGFEQGRNANYRELRDDKALGTPVFGPKYWYGRGTTYFLNLNLRF, from the coding sequence ATGAAAAAAACCACATTTACATTTCTGTTTCTATTTTTTTTACTTTCAGTTAAGGCTCAAGATACAGTAGTAAAAGGAAGTGTAAAAGAATCTTTGACCTACCTACCTATCGAAGGGGTTCTGGTAGAAATCGAAAACACAAATTTAAAAACACTTACAGATCAATTAGGAACATTTGAATTTTTAAACGATATCCCTTTTGGTGAACAAGTGTTAAGAATTTCGAAGACCGGTTATGTTTCAAAACGATTTCCCATTATTGTGAACGAAGGTGTAGTATTAAAGATTTTTGACATGAGCCTAGATAGGGACGTATCTGAAATTGAAGACTTGTTTACAATAACCTTAACCGATGACGAACTAAATGATGATGCGAGCGGTGCAGACAATATTTCAGGATTGTTAATCTCTTCGTTAGATGTTTTTCAAAGAACAGCGGCATTCGAGTTTAGTTCTTCTTTTTTCCGGATACGCGGGTTAGATTCCAATAATGGAACCATTTTATTGAATGGCATTGAAATGAATAAAGCCTTTAATGGTCGGCCGCAATGGAGTAATTGGGGAGGTGTCAATGATGTATTACGAAACCAAGAATTGGCCCTTGGGCTGTCACCATCAAGTTTCACATTTGGTGGTGTTCTAGGGAGTACAAATATTAATTTAAGAGCATCTGAGTCAAGACCTGGTGGACGAATTACCTATTCCTCATCTAACAGAAGTTATACCAATCGCGTTATGGCATCCTATGCATCGGGACTTTTAGCCAATAATTGGGCGTATACCATTTCTATAGGTAGGCGTTGGGGAAACGAGGGCTTTCAAGATGCGACGTCCTATAATTCAAATTCTTTTTTTGCTTCGGTAGAGAAGAAGTTTAACAATACCCACAGTTTAGGTTTAGTTGCTATTTACACGCCTAACCGAAGAGGTAAGACTTCTCCAAATACACAGGAAGTATTCGATTTAAAGGACATAAAGTATAACGAATACTGGGGATGGCAAGATGGCGAAAAACGAAATTCCAGAATCAAAGAAGTGAGTGAACCTATCATAATGTTAAATCACTATTGGGACTTGAATGATAAAACGTCATTAACAACCAATATTGGTTATCAATTTGGAAAACTGAGCAACAGTCGTTTAGATTATAATGGCACAGACTTAATAAATGGTTTTCCAGAAGGCGGAGGGGCAAATCCGAGTCCCACCTATTATCAAAATTCACCTAGTTATTTTGAGAGGAACTTTCCAAACGACCTGCAGTTTGCATATACCGCTTTGAGAGATTTTCAGAATGAAGGGCAAATTGATTGGAATGGCATGTATGATGCCAATATAAGTAACTCCCAAAATGGTGGAAATGCCATTTATGCCTTGTACGAAGATAGAGTTGACGACGCTCAACTAACTATTAATTCTATTTTAAATAAGAAATTAAATGATAATGCCATCTTGAATGCTTCGGTAGGTTATAAGAACCTAAAGTCTGAAAATTTTGCAGAGGTTTTAGACTTGCTAGGCGCTTCAACATATTTAGATATTGATGGTTTTGCCTCTGAAATAAACGAAGCTCAAAATGATTTACTAAACCCAAACCGGTTGGTTGGTGAGGGTGATGTTTTTAAATATAACTATAACATCTTGGCTAGTGAAGTTAGCGCTTTTGCCCAGGCCCAGTTTAACTTCAGTAAATTAGATTTTTATATTGCAGGGAATATTGAACAAACACAATATCAAAGAGAGGGGCTTTATCAAAATGGAGGGTTTCCAGACAACTCTTTTGGGAAAGGAAACAAACTCTCTTTTACAGGATTTGGAGCTAAAGCAGGAGCAACTCTTAAATTAACCGGAAAGCATGTTTTTAATTTAAATGCGGGCTACGTATCCCGAGCACCCACTATTCAGAATACATTTTCTAATTCTAGAGAAAATCATAACGTGGTACCTAATATTTCTAATGAAAATATAATGGCTGTAGATGTAAGCTATATTTTGCGTTCACCAATAGTTCAGGGAAAACTTACTGGTTATTATACGAAAATAACAGATGCTAGTGAAATCTCTTTTTTCTTTGCTGATGGTATTGGTGGCGATAATGCTGTTTTTGTTCAGGAAATTTTACAGGGTATCGACAGAAAGCATTTGGGTGTAGAATTAGGTTTAGAAGCACAGGTAACCTCTAGAATTAAGTTAAAAGGGGTGGCATCGGTTGGTCAGTTTACCTATGATAATAATCCTAATTTATACCTTTCCACAGAACCAGACCAAGAGTCGGTAGATGCTGGTTTTGTTGATGGTTTTAAAGATTTTGGTAAAGCCCAACTTAAAAATTACAAATTAGCTTCTGGCCCCCAAAACGCGTATTCGTTGGGGTTTGAGTATAGAGACCCTGAGTTTTGGTGGTTTGGTGCCGCAGCTAATTTTTTCTCAAATACATATATTGATGTGAGCCCATTAACAAGGTCATCGAATTTCAATACCGATTTCGATGGTAATGTGTTTAATGATTATGATGAAGATTTGGCTAGGGAGTTGTTAAAGCAAGAACGCTTTGATGATTATATGGTGGTTAATTTGGTTGGGGGTAAATCATGGAAAATTGGAAATTATTATGTTGGTTTTTTTGCCAGTATCAACAACCTATTGGATGAAATTTATAAAACAGGCGGGTTTGAACAAGGTAGAAACGCCAACTATAGAGAATTACGAGATGATAAAGCACTGGGTACTCCAGTTTTTGGACCAAAATATTGGTATGGAAGAGGAACAACCTACTTCTTAAACCTTAATCTTAGATTTTAA
- a CDS encoding DUF5689 domain-containing protein, producing MKRIEKILALLVFANMLLFVNSCIKDDDYGIPDISVSELEIPQNQITTFKAIKSLYEQAVNGGNATVVIQDDVYLEGYVVSSDKAGNFFEELIIQNKIDGSNPENDPRLGFKIDINKSNLSDTYQFGQKVYVKLNGLTIGETSGVITIGKGDAVNVKQIQASEYRDIVLRSTEIAEIQAKVINLEDLTEADENTLIQLNNMQLNRFELGATFASESFDEFDGLRLLESCDSGVQVIMQTSTFSDFKALLVPEGNGSVVGVYSRDFRDDFSVILPLSSASVNFDSAKRCDPLEFSCGIASTFGTENLFFEDFESQRNNRLVEGNGWTNYIEAGSEGWEGWSSTSTNASLGRSARFQSASSGDTKNIGWLITPAINLDTQEGETLRFKTSNSRADSSFMEVLYSQDWDGTEANVTSATWSILSDAYVVKDSDSFVTWFNSGNVDLSCLSGTIHIAFKYTGGDKESFDGLYELDDVSIDYVP from the coding sequence ATGAAAAGGATAGAAAAAATATTAGCACTACTAGTCTTTGCAAATATGTTGTTATTTGTAAATTCTTGTATTAAAGATGATGATTACGGTATTCCAGATATTTCAGTGTCTGAACTTGAAATCCCTCAAAATCAAATCACAACATTTAAAGCGATTAAGTCCTTATATGAACAAGCAGTTAATGGCGGAAACGCTACTGTTGTGATTCAAGACGATGTTTATCTTGAAGGTTATGTGGTGTCCTCTGATAAGGCCGGAAACTTTTTTGAAGAACTCATCATTCAGAATAAAATAGATGGTAGTAATCCGGAAAACGACCCAAGACTTGGATTTAAGATAGATATTAACAAGAGCAATTTGTCAGACACATATCAGTTCGGGCAAAAAGTATATGTTAAGTTGAACGGGCTAACCATTGGTGAAACAAGCGGCGTCATAACCATTGGTAAAGGAGATGCGGTTAATGTAAAACAAATTCAGGCTTCAGAATACAGGGATATTGTATTAAGAAGTACAGAAATTGCCGAAATACAAGCTAAAGTGATTAATCTGGAAGATTTAACCGAAGCAGATGAAAATACTTTAATTCAATTGAATAATATGCAATTGAATAGGTTTGAATTGGGCGCTACTTTTGCCAGTGAATCTTTCGATGAATTTGATGGATTAAGGTTGCTGGAAAGTTGTGATTCAGGTGTGCAGGTAATCATGCAAACCAGTACATTTTCCGATTTTAAAGCCTTGTTGGTTCCTGAAGGAAACGGGAGTGTTGTAGGCGTTTACAGTCGAGATTTTAGAGACGATTTTAGTGTTATTCTACCTTTAAGTTCAGCATCTGTTAATTTTGATAGCGCCAAAAGATGCGATCCGTTGGAATTCTCCTGTGGTATTGCGTCCACCTTTGGTACTGAAAACTTATTCTTTGAAGATTTCGAATCGCAACGCAACAATCGTTTGGTTGAAGGCAATGGCTGGACGAATTATATTGAAGCTGGCTCCGAAGGATGGGAAGGATGGTCATCTACTTCAACCAATGCGTCTTTGGGACGTTCTGCCAGATTTCAATCGGCTAGTTCTGGGGATACTAAAAACATAGGTTGGTTAATTACACCTGCAATTAATTTAGACACTCAAGAAGGTGAAACGCTTCGTTTTAAAACCTCCAATAGTAGAGCGGATAGTAGTTTTATGGAAGTATTGTATTCTCAGGATTGGGATGGAACAGAAGCCAATGTTACTTCGGCGACTTGGAGCATTTTATCAGATGCTTATGTGGTTAAAGATTCCGATTCATTTGTAACTTGGTTTAACTCAGGAAATGTAGATTTATCTTGTCTTTCGGGAACTATTCATATCGCTTTTAAATACACTGGCGGGGATAAAGAATCTTTTGATGGACTTTATGAATTGGATGATGTTAGTATTGATTATGTACCGTAA
- a CDS encoding endonuclease, whose translation MSDLFGDIPVKDNMQTIAFYNVENLFDISKDEHTNDNDFLPSSAKKWTPKRYKNKLRKLGFAISNIGKRETGKHPAIVGLAEVENTKVIEDLLDTKHLEGLDYDYVHYESPDERGIDVALIYDKEAFKVSHSETFTVHLTDDDGSADYTRDILLVSGELDGEFIHVIVNHWSSRREGTKETEFKRLASSEKVGEIIDSLKHEDEASKIVVIGDFNDEPHNNSIVRLVENYGLYNPFEALRTYNRGTVSRFKQWSLFDQVFFTSNFFKSSKNEFEYYNANIFDEDFLKTFNGRFKGAPFRTYVGKKYKGGYSDHFPVYAVFKR comes from the coding sequence ATGAGCGACTTATTTGGGGATATACCTGTGAAAGACAACATGCAAACTATTGCATTTTACAATGTTGAGAATCTATTTGATATTTCTAAAGATGAACACACCAATGACAATGATTTTTTGCCAAGCTCAGCAAAAAAATGGACGCCTAAACGCTATAAAAACAAACTGAGAAAACTAGGATTTGCCATTTCAAATATTGGTAAAAGGGAAACCGGAAAACACCCAGCCATTGTTGGTCTTGCAGAGGTTGAAAATACTAAAGTCATTGAAGACCTATTGGACACAAAGCATTTGGAGGGACTTGACTATGACTACGTGCATTACGAATCTCCTGACGAACGCGGTATCGATGTGGCTTTGATTTACGATAAAGAAGCATTTAAAGTCTCTCATTCTGAAACCTTCACCGTTCACTTGACCGATGATGACGGCTCTGCCGATTATACGAGGGATATTCTCTTGGTTTCTGGGGAATTAGATGGTGAATTTATCCATGTTATTGTAAACCATTGGTCTTCTAGAAGAGAAGGCACCAAAGAAACCGAGTTTAAACGTTTAGCCTCCTCTGAAAAGGTTGGAGAAATTATAGATTCCTTGAAACATGAAGATGAGGCTTCTAAAATAGTTGTGATTGGAGATTTTAACGACGAACCTCATAACAACAGTATAGTTAGATTAGTTGAAAATTATGGCTTGTATAATCCTTTTGAGGCGCTTCGCACCTACAACAGAGGTACGGTTTCCAGATTTAAACAATGGAGTTTATTTGATCAAGTATTTTTCACTTCCAATTTTTTTAAGAGTTCAAAAAATGAATTTGAATATTACAATGCCAACATCTTTGATGAAGATTTCCTAAAGACCTTTAACGGCAGGTTTAAAGGTGCGCCCTTTAGAACCTATGTTGGTAAAAAGTATAAAGGCGGTTATAGTGATCACTTTCCTGTTTATGCGGTTTTTAAGAGGTAA
- the hflX gene encoding GTPase HflX: protein MIEKKDIALEKAVLIGIITKDQDEVQSKEYLDELEFLTYTAGGEVVGRFTQKMDMPNAKTFIGSGKMEDVRNFIDENKVGTAIFDDELSAAQERNISKILNVKVLDRTNLILDIFAQRAQTSYARTQVELAQCEYLLPRLRGMWTHLERQKGGIGMRGPGETEIETDRRIVRDKIALLKAKIKTIDKQMAVQRGNRGKMVRVALVGYTNVGKSTLMNVVSKSAVFAENKLFATLDTTVRKVVIQNLPFLLSDTVGFIRKLPTQLVDSFKSTLDEVREADLLLHVVDISHPNFEEHIASVNKILGEIDSSDKPTIMVFNKIDAYKSEPLDEDDLDTGRTKANYSLEEWKNTWMSKIGNNALFISAINKSNLEDFKKRVYDEVRDIHITRFPYNHFLYPDYNYEDM from the coding sequence ATGATAGAAAAGAAGGACATAGCTTTAGAGAAGGCCGTTTTAATTGGAATTATAACCAAAGACCAAGACGAGGTCCAATCTAAAGAATATTTGGATGAACTTGAGTTTTTGACTTATACAGCGGGAGGTGAAGTAGTAGGGCGATTTACGCAGAAAATGGATATGCCAAACGCTAAAACTTTTATAGGGTCTGGTAAGATGGAAGATGTCCGTAATTTTATTGATGAAAACAAAGTGGGAACTGCCATTTTTGATGATGAATTATCGGCTGCTCAAGAGCGAAACATCAGTAAGATTCTTAATGTAAAAGTTTTAGATCGAACCAATCTAATCCTTGATATATTTGCGCAACGTGCCCAAACGAGTTATGCCAGAACACAGGTTGAGTTGGCGCAGTGTGAATATTTATTACCACGATTAAGAGGTATGTGGACACACCTTGAGCGTCAAAAAGGAGGTATTGGAATGCGTGGTCCTGGTGAAACGGAGATTGAGACCGATAGACGTATTGTACGCGATAAAATAGCCTTACTAAAAGCCAAAATCAAGACCATTGATAAGCAAATGGCGGTACAACGTGGTAACCGAGGAAAAATGGTTCGTGTGGCCTTGGTGGGTTATACCAACGTTGGTAAATCTACCTTAATGAATGTGGTGAGCAAAAGTGCTGTTTTTGCCGAAAATAAACTTTTTGCGACTTTAGATACGACTGTTAGAAAAGTGGTGATTCAGAATTTACCATTCTTATTAAGTGATACGGTAGGTTTTATTAGAAAGTTACCGACTCAATTGGTAGATAGTTTTAAAAGTACCTTAGATGAGGTTAGGGAAGCTGATTTATTGTTGCATGTTGTTGATATATCACATCCTAATTTTGAAGAGCATATTGCTTCTGTAAACAAGATTTTAGGTGAAATAGACAGTAGTGATAAACCAACGATTATGGTGTTTAACAAAATCGATGCCTATAAATCTGAACCTCTTGATGAAGATGATTTAGATACTGGAAGAACCAAAGCTAATTATAGCTTAGAAGAATGGAAAAACACTTGGATGAGTAAAATTGGTAACAATGCCCTTTTCATTTCTGCAATTAACAAGAGCAATTTAGAAGACTTTAAGAAACGTGTTTATGATGAAGTAAGAGATATTCATATTACACGTTTCCCTTATAATCATTTCTTGTATCCAGATTATAATTATGAGGATATGTAA
- a CDS encoding DUF3078 domain-containing protein, translating into MKKVLLFAVLIFGAISLNAQTKEELQTKKAEKQAEADAAQAEANALQAQIDALPGWRTGAFGTIGGSLSNFNNWYAQGTPNNSSGNIGFTVNAFANLIEDKFFWRNALTTNLNWVKLDDKDNPNDDDSFNPTTDVFNISSLYGRKLSDKFAISGMGEYRTTLLDNFNDPGYLDLGIGGTWTPTKNLVVVIHPLNYNFVFSSGDTVFESSLGAKIVADYTRQIGAVNFKTNLSTFQSYKSGDFSSWTWTNSFGYTLWKMIGVGFDFGLRSNKQEALNYALAQTPATATGFDDVDNDLQTYWTLGLSYKF; encoded by the coding sequence ATGAAAAAAGTATTACTATTCGCTGTGTTGATTTTTGGAGCAATATCCTTAAATGCCCAGACTAAAGAAGAACTACAAACTAAAAAAGCTGAAAAACAAGCTGAGGCAGATGCAGCCCAAGCAGAAGCAAATGCATTACAAGCTCAAATAGATGCTTTACCAGGTTGGAGAACGGGAGCTTTTGGTACCATTGGAGGTAGCTTGTCTAACTTCAATAACTGGTACGCACAAGGAACACCAAATAATAGCTCGGGTAATATTGGCTTTACTGTTAACGCTTTTGCAAACCTTATAGAAGATAAATTCTTTTGGAGAAACGCGTTAACCACAAACTTAAACTGGGTAAAATTAGATGATAAGGACAACCCAAACGATGATGACAGTTTCAATCCTACAACCGATGTGTTTAATATTTCTTCATTATATGGTAGAAAACTTAGTGACAAGTTTGCCATTTCGGGAATGGGAGAATATAGAACCACATTGTTAGACAACTTTAATGACCCTGGATATTTAGATTTAGGTATTGGTGGAACGTGGACACCGACTAAAAACCTTGTAGTGGTAATACACCCACTAAACTACAACTTTGTGTTTAGTAGTGGCGACACGGTTTTTGAATCTTCTTTAGGGGCTAAAATAGTAGCTGACTATACCAGACAAATTGGTGCAGTAAACTTTAAAACAAACCTATCTACCTTCCAAAGCTACAAAAGCGGAGATTTCTCAAGCTGGACATGGACCAACTCATTTGGTTACACCCTTTGGAAAATGATTGGTGTTGGTTTTGATTTTGGTTTACGAAGCAACAAACAAGAAGCTTTAAACTATGCTTTAGCACAAACTCCTGCAACAGCAACTGGATTTGACGATGTAGACAACGATTTACAAACGTATTGGACGCTTGGATTAAGCTATAAATTCTAA
- a CDS encoding DUF2480 family protein, translating into MADEIINRVANSKLVTLDLEDFYPEGKRVLFDIKDWLFEGFVLREKDFREHVKSNDWSQYKDSYVALTCSTDAIIPGWAYMLLSIQLEPFVKKVVIGDLEILETSVYQDIISSLPIEEYEGKPIIIKGCANKPVPQNAYIMLANKLKPVAKSIMYGEACSSVPLFKNK; encoded by the coding sequence ATGGCAGACGAAATCATAAATCGCGTAGCGAACAGTAAACTAGTTACCTTAGACCTTGAGGATTTTTATCCTGAAGGCAAACGTGTTTTATTTGACATTAAAGATTGGCTATTTGAGGGCTTTGTTTTACGTGAAAAAGATTTTAGGGAACACGTCAAATCTAATGACTGGTCTCAATATAAAGACAGTTATGTGGCTTTAACCTGTAGTACAGATGCCATTATTCCTGGCTGGGCTTATATGCTACTGAGCATTCAACTAGAACCTTTTGTAAAAAAAGTTGTTATTGGTGATTTAGAAATACTAGAAACTTCTGTTTATCAAGATATTATTAGCAGCCTACCTATTGAGGAATATGAGGGCAAACCCATAATCATTAAAGGCTGTGCCAACAAACCCGTTCCCCAAAATGCCTATATCATGTTAGCCAACAAGTTAAAACCTGTTGCTAAATCAATAATGTATGGGGAGGCTTGCTCTTCGGTTCCATTATTTAAAAACAAATAA
- a CDS encoding DUF59 domain-containing protein, with product MSDTTIDTNALGEKIVNVLKTIYDPEIPVDIYELGLIYDVFVNEDYDVKILMTLTTPNCPVAETLPLEVEEKVKSLNEVKDAEVEITFDPPWSQDLMSEEAKLELGML from the coding sequence ATGAGTGATACAACAATAGACACAAACGCCCTAGGTGAAAAAATAGTAAATGTTTTAAAAACTATTTATGACCCAGAAATTCCTGTGGATATCTACGAATTAGGGCTGATATACGATGTATTCGTAAACGAAGATTACGACGTTAAAATACTTATGACCTTAACAACACCTAACTGTCCGGTGGCTGAAACTTTACCATTGGAAGTTGAGGAAAAAGTAAAATCGTTAAATGAGGTGAAAGATGCTGAAGTGGAGATTACTTTCGACCCACCATGGTCTCAAGATTTAATGAGTGAAGAAGCTAAGTTGGAATTGGGGATGCTTTAA